The following are from one region of the Actinoplanes sp. L3-i22 genome:
- a CDS encoding ATP-binding cassette domain-containing protein — translation MDGTAVAVRGLRKSFGGTTVLDGIDFEIPEGTTFALLGPNGAGKTTAVRILSTLIGFDGGEVRVGGHDPVREPAAVRALIGVTGQFSAVDDLLTGAENLALMADLHHLDRAVKQARVSELLERFDLVEAAGRTAATYSGGMRRRLDLAMTLVGRPRLIFLDEPTTGLDPRGRRMLWQTVRDLVADGVTIFLTTQYLEEADQLADRVAVLDGGRLVATGTPAELKRGVPGGHVRLEFFEVAALDAAADLFPGSARDDETLELRVAHRGGVQALRELDAAGIEVAGLSVHSPDLDDVFLALTRTETAR, via the coding sequence ATGGATGGCACAGCGGTCGCGGTCCGCGGGCTGCGCAAGTCCTTCGGCGGCACGACGGTGCTCGACGGGATCGATTTCGAGATTCCCGAGGGTACGACGTTTGCCCTGCTCGGCCCGAACGGCGCGGGCAAGACCACGGCGGTCCGGATCCTGTCGACGCTGATCGGGTTCGACGGCGGCGAGGTGCGCGTCGGCGGTCACGACCCGGTGCGCGAACCGGCGGCGGTCCGCGCCCTGATCGGCGTGACCGGCCAGTTCTCGGCGGTCGACGACCTGCTGACCGGCGCCGAGAACCTGGCCCTGATGGCCGACCTGCACCACCTGGACCGGGCGGTCAAGCAGGCCCGGGTCAGCGAGCTGCTCGAACGGTTCGACCTGGTGGAGGCGGCCGGGCGGACGGCGGCGACCTACTCCGGCGGGATGCGGCGGCGGCTCGACCTGGCGATGACGCTGGTCGGGCGACCCCGGCTGATCTTCCTGGACGAGCCGACCACCGGACTCGACCCGCGCGGACGCCGGATGCTCTGGCAGACCGTCCGCGACCTGGTGGCCGACGGCGTCACGATCTTCCTGACCACGCAGTACCTGGAGGAGGCCGATCAGCTGGCCGACCGGGTCGCCGTGCTGGACGGCGGGCGGCTGGTCGCCACCGGGACCCCGGCCGAGCTCAAGCGGGGTGTGCCGGGTGGGCACGTACGGCTGGAGTTCTTCGAGGTCGCGGCGCTGGACGCGGCGGCGGACCTGTTCCCGGGATCGGCCCGGGACGACGAGACGCTGGAGCTGCGGGTCGCGCACCGGGGCGGGGTCCAGGCGCTGCGCGAGCTGGACGCCGCCGGGATCGAGGTGGCCGGGTTGTCCGTGCACTCGCCCGACCTGGACGACGTGTTCCTGGCCCTGACCCGGACGGAGACGGCCCGATGA
- a CDS encoding RDD family protein, with protein sequence MTPGLTYTHPDGTEISLLVSPAGRLVAQVVDAVLICLTAGLGWLIWALFLFGRGQTPARQIMGHTIADARTGHPLAFWRMAYRELLIKLILGALIGAATFGLYPVVDSLFVFSDRNRTLHDKIAGTVVIHR encoded by the coding sequence ATGACACCCGGCCTCACCTACACGCACCCTGACGGCACGGAGATCTCCCTGCTGGTCAGCCCGGCCGGCCGGCTCGTCGCCCAGGTCGTCGACGCCGTCCTGATCTGCCTCACCGCCGGTCTCGGCTGGCTGATCTGGGCCCTGTTCCTCTTCGGCCGCGGCCAGACCCCGGCCCGCCAGATCATGGGCCACACGATCGCCGACGCCCGAACCGGCCACCCGCTCGCCTTCTGGCGAATGGCCTACCGCGAACTCCTGATCAAATTAATCCTCGGCGCCCTGATCGGCGCGGCGACTTTCGGCCTCTATCCAGTCGTCGATTCCTTGTTCGTCTTCAGCGACCGAAACCGCACCCTGCACGACAAAATCGCCGGCACCGTCGTCATTCACCGATAG
- the glgX gene encoding glycogen debranching protein GlgX — protein sequence MKIWPGNPYPLGATYDGGGTNFAIFSEVASRVELCLFDDEGNETRVDLPEREALVWHGYLPRIVPGQQYGFRVHGPYDPSQGLRCNPSKLLLDPYTKAIDGDYRWDQALFSYEFGDPESYNDLDSAPFAPRSVVINPFFDWGNDRPLKVPMWETVIYEAHVKGMTIRHPKIPDDVRGTYSGLAHPEMIKYLKGLGITAVELMPVHQFVHDSGLIERGLTNYWGYNTIGFFAPHNGYASFSGHGGQVQEFKSMVKALHQAGIEVILDVVYNHTAEGNHLGPTLSFRGVDNPAYYRLVDQDKKFYYDTTGTGNSLNVRHHESLRLIMDSLRYWVTEMHVDGFRFDLASALAREFHEVDRLAAFFDLVNQDPVVSQVKLIAEPWDVGDGGYQVGGFPPNWTEWNGKYRDSVRDFWRGEPSSLGEFASRFTGSSDLYQDDGRRPIASINFVTAHDGFTMHDLVSYNEKHNDANGEGGRDGESHNRSWNGGIEGPTDDPDVVTLRERQKRNFLATLLLSQGVPMIAHGDEFGRTQQGNNNVYCQDNELSWMDWESAREEDVLTHFVRLLTKLRADHPIFRRRRFFTGSFSDENKLPDIAWLRRDGEVMTDDDWNTRSGMTMTVFLNGHGIPERGPLGEEITDDSFLLLFNPLDEDVSFTLPVRDYGKTWEIVAHTADPLLARRRKTARAGSRVEVIRHAMVVLRCRY from the coding sequence ATGAAAATCTGGCCGGGCAATCCGTACCCGCTGGGTGCGACCTACGACGGCGGCGGGACCAACTTCGCCATCTTCAGCGAGGTCGCGTCCCGGGTCGAGTTGTGCCTGTTCGACGACGAGGGCAACGAGACGCGGGTGGACCTGCCCGAGCGCGAGGCGCTCGTCTGGCACGGCTACCTGCCCCGGATCGTGCCCGGTCAGCAGTACGGTTTCCGCGTGCACGGGCCGTACGACCCGTCCCAGGGGCTGCGCTGCAACCCCAGCAAGCTGCTGCTCGACCCGTACACGAAGGCGATCGACGGCGATTACCGGTGGGATCAGGCGCTGTTCTCGTACGAGTTCGGCGACCCGGAGTCGTACAACGACCTCGACTCGGCCCCGTTCGCCCCGCGCTCGGTGGTGATCAACCCGTTCTTCGACTGGGGCAACGACCGGCCGCTCAAGGTGCCGATGTGGGAGACGGTGATCTACGAGGCCCACGTCAAGGGCATGACGATCAGACACCCCAAGATCCCTGACGACGTACGGGGTACGTACTCCGGCCTGGCCCACCCCGAGATGATCAAGTACTTGAAGGGTCTCGGCATCACCGCCGTCGAGCTGATGCCGGTGCACCAGTTCGTGCACGACAGCGGCCTGATCGAGCGGGGCCTGACCAACTACTGGGGTTACAACACCATCGGCTTCTTCGCCCCGCACAACGGCTACGCGTCGTTCAGCGGCCACGGCGGCCAGGTGCAGGAGTTCAAGTCGATGGTCAAGGCCCTGCACCAGGCCGGCATCGAGGTCATCCTGGACGTGGTCTACAACCACACCGCCGAGGGCAACCACCTGGGCCCGACCCTGTCGTTCCGGGGCGTCGACAACCCGGCCTACTACCGGCTCGTCGACCAGGACAAGAAGTTCTACTACGACACCACCGGCACCGGGAACAGCCTGAACGTCCGGCACCACGAGTCGCTGCGGCTGATCATGGACTCGCTGCGCTACTGGGTGACCGAGATGCACGTCGACGGCTTCCGCTTCGACCTGGCGTCCGCGCTGGCCCGCGAGTTCCACGAGGTGGACCGGCTGGCCGCGTTCTTCGACCTGGTCAACCAGGACCCGGTGGTCTCCCAGGTGAAGCTGATCGCCGAGCCGTGGGACGTCGGCGACGGCGGCTACCAGGTCGGTGGCTTCCCGCCGAACTGGACCGAGTGGAACGGCAAGTACCGCGACTCGGTCCGCGACTTCTGGCGCGGCGAGCCGTCCAGCCTCGGCGAGTTCGCGTCCCGCTTCACCGGCAGCTCCGACCTGTACCAGGACGACGGCCGCCGCCCGATCGCGTCGATCAACTTCGTCACCGCGCACGACGGCTTCACCATGCACGACCTGGTGTCGTACAACGAGAAGCACAACGACGCCAACGGCGAGGGCGGCCGGGACGGCGAGAGCCACAACCGCTCCTGGAACGGCGGCATCGAGGGCCCCACCGACGACCCGGACGTCGTGACGCTCCGCGAGCGGCAGAAACGCAACTTCCTCGCCACCCTGCTGCTCAGCCAGGGCGTGCCGATGATCGCCCACGGCGACGAGTTCGGCCGCACCCAGCAGGGCAACAACAACGTCTACTGCCAGGACAACGAGCTCAGCTGGATGGACTGGGAGAGCGCCCGCGAGGAGGACGTGCTCACCCACTTCGTCCGCCTGCTCACCAAGCTCCGCGCCGACCACCCGATCTTCCGCCGCCGCCGGTTCTTCACCGGCTCGTTCTCCGACGAGAACAAGCTGCCCGACATCGCCTGGCTGCGCCGCGACGGCGAGGTGATGACCGACGACGACTGGAACACCCGCAGCGGCATGACCATGACGGTCTTCCTCAACGGCCACGGCATCCCGGAACGCGGCCCGCTCGGCGAGGAGATCACCGACGACTCGTTCCTGCTGCTGTTCAACCCGCTCGACGAGGACGTGTCGTTCACCCTGCCCGTCCGCGACTACGGCAAGACCTGGGAGATCGTCGCCCACACCGCCGACCCGCTGCTGGCCCGCCGCCGCAAGACCGCCCGCGCCGGCAGCCGCGTGGAGGTCATCCGCCACGCCATGGTCGTCCTGCGCTGCCGCTACTAG
- a CDS encoding MFS transporter, translating into MPRRYLVLAICCMSLLIISLDVTIVNIALPAIRADLGSSVSGLQWTIDAFAVVIASLLVLSGSTADRVGRRRIFQTGLAIFTVASLLCSVAPGLSWLIAFRVLQAIGASMMNPVAMSIITNTFTEPRERAKAIGAWGAVNGFGLALGPVVGGFLVHALGWRSIFWVNVPVGVAALILTALFVPESRAPKPRRLDPVGQILVLVLLAGVTFAIIEGPGTGWSSPEILGCFALGAAALAGLLWWEPRRAEPLIDLALFRGPPFSGAVLIAICAFAALSGFLFLNTLYLQETRGLSALAAGLWTLPLAAANVLMSPVSGRLVGARGTRLPLQLAGAGMALGMLPLIWAGPDTPIWPLLLGYLVFGLGFGLVNTPITNTAVSGMPRERAGVAAAIASTSRQVGSALGVAVIGAVLVSGSMRAGWWILFALGVAVLVLGRLSTGAWAHRRAREPVEVPA; encoded by the coding sequence GTGCCCCGCCGCTACCTCGTCCTGGCGATCTGCTGCATGAGCCTGCTGATCATCAGCCTGGACGTCACCATCGTGAACATCGCCCTGCCGGCCATCCGGGCGGATCTCGGGTCCTCGGTCTCCGGCCTGCAGTGGACCATCGACGCGTTCGCCGTGGTGATCGCGAGCCTGCTGGTGCTGTCCGGGTCGACGGCCGACCGGGTGGGGCGCCGCCGGATCTTCCAGACCGGCCTGGCGATCTTCACGGTGGCCTCCCTGCTCTGCAGCGTCGCCCCGGGTCTGAGCTGGCTGATCGCGTTCCGGGTGCTGCAGGCGATCGGCGCGTCGATGATGAACCCGGTCGCCATGTCGATCATCACGAACACCTTCACCGAGCCGCGCGAGCGGGCGAAGGCGATCGGCGCGTGGGGCGCGGTGAACGGCTTCGGCCTGGCGCTCGGCCCGGTGGTCGGCGGGTTCCTGGTGCACGCCCTCGGCTGGCGGTCGATCTTCTGGGTCAACGTGCCGGTCGGCGTCGCGGCGCTGATCCTGACCGCGCTGTTCGTCCCGGAGTCCCGGGCGCCGAAGCCGCGCCGCCTCGACCCGGTCGGCCAGATCCTGGTCCTGGTGCTGCTCGCCGGGGTCACCTTCGCGATCATCGAGGGCCCGGGCACCGGCTGGTCCTCCCCGGAGATCCTCGGCTGCTTCGCCCTCGGCGCGGCCGCGCTGGCCGGCCTGCTGTGGTGGGAGCCGCGGCGCGCTGAGCCGCTGATCGACCTGGCCCTGTTCCGCGGCCCGCCGTTCTCCGGCGCGGTGCTGATCGCGATCTGCGCGTTCGCGGCGCTGAGCGGCTTCCTCTTCCTGAACACGCTCTACCTGCAGGAGACCCGCGGGCTGTCGGCGCTCGCCGCCGGTCTCTGGACGCTGCCGCTGGCCGCCGCGAACGTGCTGATGTCGCCGGTGTCCGGGCGGCTGGTCGGGGCGCGCGGCACCCGGTTGCCGCTGCAGCTGGCCGGCGCCGGGATGGCGCTCGGCATGCTGCCGCTGATCTGGGCCGGGCCGGACACCCCGATCTGGCCGCTGCTCCTCGGCTACCTGGTCTTCGGCCTCGGCTTCGGCCTGGTCAACACCCCGATCACGAACACCGCGGTCTCCGGGATGCCGCGCGAGCGGGCCGGCGTGGCCGCGGCGATCGCCTCGACCAGCCGCCAGGTGGGCAGCGCGCTCGGCGTCGCGGTGATCGGGGCGGTGCTGGTCTCCGGCAGCATGCGGGCCGGCTGGTGGATCCTGTTCGCGCTGGGCGTCGCGGTGCTGGTGCTCGGCCGGCTCAGCACCGGCGCCTGGGCGCACCGCCGGGCCCGCGAGCCGGTGGAGGTCCCGGCATGA
- a CDS encoding MarR family winged helix-turn-helix transcriptional regulator: MIPAEHAWRAMRALVTEQHDAKARVCAALGMSFVRVKALLLLAAGPRTLREMAATLACDPPYATVIAGDLEARGLAVREPNPADGRSRLVTLTPAGHEAADRADRILSTPPPELLALTEDEVATLSRLLTRLTKIKI; the protein is encoded by the coding sequence ATGATCCCGGCGGAACACGCCTGGCGGGCGATGCGCGCCCTGGTCACCGAGCAGCACGACGCGAAGGCCCGGGTCTGCGCGGCGCTCGGCATGAGCTTCGTCCGGGTCAAGGCCCTGCTGCTGCTCGCCGCCGGCCCGCGCACGCTCCGCGAGATGGCCGCCACGCTGGCCTGCGACCCGCCCTACGCCACCGTCATCGCCGGCGATCTCGAGGCGCGCGGCCTGGCCGTCCGCGAGCCGAACCCGGCCGACGGCCGCTCCCGCCTGGTCACCCTGACCCCCGCCGGGCACGAGGCCGCCGACCGGGCCGACCGCATCCTGAGCACGCCCCCGCCCGAGCTGCTGGCTCTGACCGAGGACGAGGTCGCGACACTGTCCCGGCTGCTTACCCGACTGACCAAGATCAAGATCTGA
- a CDS encoding alpha/beta fold hydrolase yields the protein MNKIVRLLLVALLSAFGVTVAVAGPATAALAPGYVLTSSTATLPAELSTLATGKRIQYLSTSITGSTITSTGLVLTPKTGKKNKVVAWAHGTTGLAYQCAPSTNQGVFWAEARTAVAELLSRGWTVAATDYPGLGSAGQHPYLIGASEGRAIIDSVKAARNLDSALSTQYVIDGHSQGGQGALFASQMAPAYDGNLVLKGTASIAPLSNADYLAPFIPGTPAQGYLVMALYGLNAVDSSVQPLTILATPAKAKVGVLSTGCLNEILAAYQNLTATQLVVGGVLPNSVLTKLGQYDNPAQTAPTAPILVVQGTADEAVPYDITANLLIPQLEAYSQPVDFVTLTGATHDTSVTLSAGLVADWIAAHFS from the coding sequence ATGAACAAGATCGTCCGCCTGCTCCTCGTCGCGCTGCTGAGCGCGTTCGGGGTGACCGTCGCGGTCGCCGGACCGGCGACCGCGGCGCTGGCGCCCGGGTACGTGCTGACCAGTTCGACCGCCACCCTTCCGGCCGAACTGTCCACGCTCGCGACCGGAAAACGCATCCAGTACCTGTCCACGTCGATCACCGGCAGCACCATCACCTCCACCGGGCTCGTCCTCACCCCGAAGACCGGCAAGAAGAACAAGGTGGTCGCCTGGGCGCACGGCACGACCGGGCTCGCCTACCAGTGCGCGCCCTCGACCAACCAGGGGGTCTTCTGGGCGGAGGCCCGGACCGCGGTGGCCGAGCTGCTCAGCCGCGGCTGGACGGTGGCCGCGACCGACTATCCCGGGCTCGGGTCGGCCGGGCAGCATCCGTACCTGATCGGCGCCAGTGAGGGGCGGGCGATCATCGACAGCGTCAAGGCCGCCCGGAACCTGGACTCCGCGCTCAGCACCCAGTACGTGATCGACGGGCACTCGCAGGGCGGCCAGGGCGCCCTGTTCGCCAGCCAGATGGCCCCGGCCTACGACGGGAACCTGGTGCTCAAGGGCACCGCCAGCATCGCCCCGCTGTCGAACGCGGACTACCTCGCCCCGTTCATCCCCGGGACGCCCGCCCAGGGTTATCTGGTGATGGCGCTCTACGGCCTGAACGCCGTCGACTCGAGCGTGCAGCCGCTGACCATCCTGGCCACCCCGGCCAAGGCCAAGGTCGGGGTGCTGTCCACCGGCTGCCTCAACGAGATCCTCGCCGCCTACCAGAACCTGACCGCGACCCAGCTGGTGGTCGGCGGCGTGCTACCGAACTCGGTGCTGACCAAACTCGGACAGTACGACAACCCGGCGCAGACCGCGCCGACCGCCCCGATCCTGGTGGTGCAGGGCACGGCGGACGAGGCGGTGCCCTACGACATCACCGCGAATCTGCTGATCCCGCAGCTCGAGGCGTACAGCCAGCCGGTCGACTTCGTGACGCTCACCGGGGCGACCCACGACACCTCGGTGACCCTCTCCGCCGGCCTGGTCGCCGACTGGATCGCGGCGCACTTCTCCTGA
- a CDS encoding erythromycin esterase family protein yields MIRYRDGVASIARELRDPGDLEILLDRAESARVVMIGEATHGTHEFYAWRNALTRRLIAERGFSFVAVEGDWPDCERVNAAVRGGPGAPADPRSALVRYDRWPTWMWANEETVDLTRWLHEHNRTRPPDDRVGFHGLDVYSLWQSMREILTWLREHDPDLVPVALDAYRCFEPFAEDPHAYGQAARSGTGTCADKVAAMLAELRGRDFGVGQNAAVVAGAESYYRAMVHGGPAAWNGRDRHMDETLDRLLTRYGPGSKAVVWAHNSHIGDARGSDQADQGEVTLGQLARDRFGWDEVLLIGMGSYRGGVVAAPQWGEPMAAMVVPPARAGSLEEILHLTTPPNALFVFPAGDARPDLLTTVLPHRAIGVVYRPERERWSNYAPTVLADRYDAFLFFDESHALRPLHTLRVDLHEPETYPSGV; encoded by the coding sequence ATGATCCGATACCGGGACGGGGTGGCGTCGATAGCCCGTGAGCTGCGGGATCCGGGCGATCTGGAGATCCTGCTGGACCGTGCGGAGTCCGCACGCGTCGTGATGATCGGCGAGGCCACCCACGGCACACACGAGTTCTACGCGTGGCGGAACGCGCTGACCCGGCGGCTGATCGCGGAGCGCGGCTTCAGTTTCGTCGCGGTCGAGGGTGACTGGCCGGACTGCGAGCGGGTGAACGCGGCGGTGCGCGGCGGTCCGGGCGCGCCGGCCGATCCGCGGTCCGCGCTGGTGCGGTACGACCGCTGGCCCACCTGGATGTGGGCGAACGAGGAGACCGTCGACCTGACCCGCTGGCTGCATGAACACAATCGGACACGCCCGCCGGACGACCGGGTCGGCTTCCACGGTCTGGACGTCTACTCGCTGTGGCAGTCGATGCGGGAGATCCTCACCTGGCTGCGCGAGCACGACCCGGATCTGGTGCCGGTCGCGCTGGACGCCTACCGCTGTTTCGAGCCGTTCGCCGAGGATCCGCACGCGTACGGGCAGGCCGCCCGGTCCGGGACCGGGACCTGCGCGGACAAGGTCGCCGCGATGCTCGCCGAGCTGCGCGGCCGGGACTTCGGGGTGGGGCAGAACGCGGCCGTGGTGGCCGGCGCGGAGAGCTACTACCGGGCCATGGTGCACGGCGGGCCGGCCGCCTGGAACGGCCGGGACCGGCACATGGACGAGACCCTGGACCGGCTGCTCACCCGGTACGGCCCGGGCTCGAAGGCGGTGGTCTGGGCGCACAACTCGCACATCGGCGACGCTCGCGGCTCCGACCAGGCCGATCAGGGTGAGGTGACGCTGGGGCAGCTGGCCCGGGACCGGTTCGGCTGGGACGAGGTGCTGCTGATCGGGATGGGCTCCTACCGCGGCGGGGTGGTGGCCGCGCCGCAGTGGGGCGAGCCGATGGCGGCGATGGTGGTGCCGCCGGCCCGCGCCGGGTCGCTGGAGGAGATCCTGCACCTGACCACGCCGCCGAACGCGCTGTTCGTGTTCCCGGCCGGGGACGCGCGACCGGATCTGCTCACCACGGTGCTGCCGCACCGGGCGATCGGCGTCGTCTACCGCCCGGAGCGCGAGCGCTGGTCGAATTATGCACCGACCGTGCTGGCTGATCGGTACGACGCGTTCCTCTTCTTCGACGAGTCGCACGCCCTGCGGCCGCTGCACACGCTGCGGGTCGACCTGCACGAGCCGGAGACGTACCCGAGCGGTGTGTAA
- a CDS encoding group II truncated hemoglobin — MGRPTLYEAAGGAPAMQALAADFHARCLADPVLEHPFSHVDNPEHVRHLAEYWGEVLGGPPVFSEQHGGHPAMLRIHANQCDEDPFTPRFREVFDEAVASTLPDDPELRAALHDYMTTAAAEVAAIFPTTATVPDTLPMPHWTWSGPAPAR, encoded by the coding sequence ATGGGACGCCCCACGCTCTACGAAGCCGCCGGCGGAGCGCCGGCCATGCAGGCCCTGGCCGCCGACTTCCACGCGCGCTGCCTGGCCGACCCGGTCCTGGAACACCCGTTCTCGCACGTCGACAACCCGGAGCACGTCCGGCACCTGGCCGAGTACTGGGGCGAGGTGCTGGGCGGGCCGCCGGTCTTCTCGGAACAGCACGGCGGCCACCCGGCGATGCTCCGGATCCACGCCAACCAGTGCGACGAGGACCCGTTCACGCCCCGCTTCCGCGAGGTCTTCGACGAGGCGGTGGCGAGCACGCTGCCGGACGACCCCGAACTGCGGGCCGCCCTGCACGACTACATGACGACGGCCGCCGCCGAGGTCGCCGCCATCTTCCCGACCACAGCCACCGTCCCGGACACCCTCCCGATGCCCCACTGGACCTGGTCCGGCCCGGCCCCGGCCCGGTAG
- a CDS encoding lytic transglycosylase domain-containing protein, with the protein MIRNVIRGAAVVVLLAGLAGGAYLGEKRPPQTTPVLDVVQAEAADMQLLKDRQNEHAAARARWTVAEGNAAAKAKTTAKTASGYAKDLDKSVVAAKKAAQQASSGPVAFAGPIPSSCNEFSGSRAVGCALTLSAGFGLDQFACLNKLWNKESGWNYRAENRSSGAYGIPQSLPGNKMAAFGSDWKTNPATQIKWGLDYIKKRYDTPCGAWNHSVQYNNY; encoded by the coding sequence GTGATCCGGAACGTCATCCGTGGCGCAGCCGTCGTCGTGCTGCTCGCCGGTCTCGCCGGCGGGGCCTATCTGGGCGAGAAACGGCCGCCGCAGACCACGCCGGTGCTGGATGTCGTGCAGGCCGAGGCCGCCGACATGCAATTGCTGAAGGACCGGCAGAACGAGCACGCCGCGGCCCGCGCCCGGTGGACGGTCGCCGAGGGCAACGCCGCGGCGAAGGCGAAGACGACCGCGAAGACCGCCTCCGGGTACGCCAAGGATCTGGACAAGAGCGTCGTCGCCGCGAAGAAGGCCGCGCAGCAGGCGTCAAGCGGGCCGGTCGCTTTCGCCGGGCCGATCCCGAGCTCCTGCAACGAGTTCAGCGGCAGTCGCGCGGTCGGCTGCGCGCTCACCCTGAGCGCCGGTTTCGGGCTCGACCAGTTCGCCTGCCTGAACAAGCTGTGGAACAAGGAGAGCGGCTGGAACTACCGCGCCGAGAACCGCAGCTCCGGCGCCTACGGCATTCCCCAGTCCTTGCCGGGCAACAAGATGGCCGCCTTCGGCTCGGACTGGAAGACCAATCCGGCGACCCAGATCAAGTGGGGCCTGGACTACATCAAGAAGCGCTACGACACCCCGTGCGGCGCCTGGAACCACTCGGTCCAGTACAACAACTACTAG
- a CDS encoding MerR family transcriptional regulator has product MPYSPGEVAGRLGVSIDTLRYYERIGLLHGIERNSAGQRVFSDDDLGRIGLLRCLRDSGMPIARLRRFAELLHDGDDAAEQRVLLLAEHDREIDEKVARLRREQERVREKIAWYRSQTVRPAGS; this is encoded by the coding sequence ATGCCTTATTCACCGGGTGAGGTCGCCGGGCGGCTCGGGGTCAGCATCGACACGCTGCGCTATTACGAGCGGATCGGGCTGCTGCACGGCATCGAGCGCAACTCGGCCGGCCAGCGGGTGTTCTCCGACGACGACCTCGGGCGGATCGGGCTGCTGCGCTGCCTGCGCGACTCGGGCATGCCGATCGCCCGGCTGCGCCGCTTCGCCGAGCTCCTGCACGACGGGGACGACGCCGCTGAGCAGCGCGTTCTGCTGCTCGCCGAGCACGACCGGGAGATCGACGAGAAGGTCGCCCGGCTCCGCCGGGAACAGGAGCGCGTGCGCGAGAAGATCGCCTGGTACCGTTCCCAGACCGTTCGCCCGGCCGGTTCCTAA
- a CDS encoding DUF72 domain-containing protein yields MWSLKPWQRRFAPGDKLRAYAEWCNAVEGNTTFYATPARATVAGWAAQTDPEFRLIPKIPKRVTHELRLTNAEEPLRLFLDAIEPLGPRASALWIQLPGSFGPDDLAVLSRFLRSMPTDFRYGVEVRHPDFFTDPRRLEELLSRHHAEWIPFDTTAFFDTPPTSAAERDAWMKKPRMPRRDTALTDRPIVRYLGRDDPARTVAGWRRWVGTTAGWLREGRSPTVFVHTPDNADAPELARRFHDEVRALVPELAPLPEPAPPIAGDEPLTLF; encoded by the coding sequence ATGTGGTCCCTGAAGCCGTGGCAGCGCCGTTTCGCCCCGGGCGACAAGCTGCGGGCGTACGCGGAATGGTGCAACGCGGTCGAGGGGAACACCACGTTCTACGCCACTCCGGCGCGCGCGACGGTGGCCGGCTGGGCAGCGCAGACCGATCCGGAATTCCGCCTGATCCCGAAGATTCCGAAACGGGTCACCCACGAACTGCGCCTCACGAACGCGGAGGAGCCGCTGCGCCTCTTCCTCGACGCGATCGAGCCGCTCGGGCCGCGCGCGTCGGCGCTGTGGATTCAGCTTCCCGGGTCCTTCGGACCCGACGATCTCGCGGTTCTCTCCCGCTTCCTGCGCTCCATGCCGACAGATTTCCGGTACGGCGTGGAGGTCCGCCACCCCGATTTCTTCACCGATCCACGGCGCCTGGAAGAACTGTTGTCGCGGCACCACGCGGAATGGATCCCGTTCGACACGACGGCGTTCTTCGACACCCCGCCGACCAGTGCCGCCGAGCGCGACGCCTGGATGAAGAAGCCCCGGATGCCGCGCCGCGACACCGCGCTCACCGACCGCCCGATCGTCCGCTACCTGGGCCGTGACGACCCGGCCCGGACCGTGGCCGGCTGGCGCCGGTGGGTCGGGACGACGGCCGGCTGGCTGCGCGAGGGCCGTTCGCCGACCGTTTTCGTGCACACCCCGGACAACGCCGACGCCCCCGAGCTGGCCCGCCGCTTCCACGACGAGGTGCGCGCGCTGGTCCCGGAGCTGGCGCCGCTGCCCGAGCCCGCCCCGCCGATCGCCGGGGACGAGCCGCTGACCCTGTTCTGA
- a CDS encoding DUF397 domain-containing protein encodes MTEKTYAASFDRKRAAWRRSTRSYSDNCVEVAELPDGGRAVRDSKDPDGPILFFTPSEWSAFVGGAKDGEFDN; translated from the coding sequence ATGACAGAGAAGACCTACGCCGCGAGCTTTGACCGGAAGAGGGCGGCGTGGCGCAGGAGCACCCGCAGCTACTCGGACAACTGCGTCGAGGTGGCCGAGCTGCCCGACGGCGGCCGCGCGGTCCGCGACTCGAAGGACCCGGACGGCCCGATCCTGTTCTTCACCCCGTCCGAGTGGAGCGCCTTCGTCGGCGGCGCCAAGGACGGTGAATTCGACAACTGA